The genomic DNA AGAGACATGAGCAGCATTCTGATCGTAGATGACGAACGTGATATCCGCGAGTTGATCGGGGATATTCTAAAGGACGAAGGCTTTTCCGTGCGGCTTGCCGGGAACTCCGATGACTGCATGGCCGAAATCGGGGCCGAGGCGCCCTCGTTGATGATCCTCGATATCTGGCTCAAGGATAGCCAGATGGACGGGATTGATATTCTGAAAACCGTCAAGCGCGATAACCCCGACATTCCGGTGGTGATCATTTCGGGCCACGGCAATATTGAAATCGCGGTCGCTGCGATCAAACAGGGGGCTTATGATTTCATCGAAAAGCCCTTCAACATCGATCAGTTGATGGTGGTTGTCAGCCGCGCGATGGAGACCAGCCGTTTGCGCCGCGAAAACACCGATCTGCGGCGGCGCGATGTGACATCCTCGGATATGCTCGGGTCCAGCACTGCGTTCAAGGCCCTTAAGGCGCAGTTGGAAAAGGTCACCAAATCCAACGGGCGGGTGATGCTTTCGGGTCCGGCGGGATCGGGCAAGGAATTGGCCGCACGCTTTATCCATGCCAATTCGGGCCGTGCCGCTGCGCCATTCGTCACCGTCACCTCGGCCACGATTGAACCCGACCGCATGGAAGAGGTGCTTTTCGGGCGCGAAACCTCGGATCGGGGGATAGAGCAGGGCCTGCTGGAGCAGGCGCATGGTGGCGTGGTCTACCTTGATGAGGTGGCCGAGATGCCACTGGGCACCCAGACCAAAATCCTGCGCGTGTTGGTGGACCAACAATTCACCCGTGTCGGCGGTGTGGATAAGGTCCGCGTCGATTTGCGGGTAATTTCCTCGACCACACGCGATTTGCGCGCCGAGATTGCCGCGGGCCGCTTTCGCCAAGAGCTTTATGACCGGCTGAACGTGGTCCCCATCGCCGTGCCCAGCCTTGAGGAACGCCGCGAGGATATCCCAGAGCTTGCGGCCTATTTCATCGATATGTTCCACCGCACCCAAGGCCTGCCCGCCCGCAGCCTGACCGAGGATGCCGAGGCAATGCTACAAACCATGCAATGGCCGGGCAACGTACGCCAGCTGCGCAATGTCATCGAACGGGTCTTGATCTTGGGCGATGGATCGGGGCCGGTGGATGTAAAAGAGCTGCCGGGCCGCGAAGCCGCAAGTCAGGAAGACGGGCGCATGGTCTTGGGCGGCGCGCTGGCCACATTGCCTTTGCGCGAGGCGCGCGAGCTGTTTGAAAAGGAATATCTGCTGACCCAGATCAACCGTTTTGGTGGCAATATCAGCCGCACGGCCAGCTTTGTCGGGATGGAGCGTAGCGCGCTGCACCGCAAGCTCAAGTCGCTTGGGGTGGTGACCACCAATAAATCAGGCGCGCGGATGGCCCGGATCGAAGAAGGCGACGAGGCGCCGATATAGGCCCTCGTTGACCATTAGGGTCAGTTCTGCCAATGAAGGTACTGGATTGCCGTCACCACGGAGTTAAAGGCCCATGAAAGTTATCATCTGTGGCGCGGGGCAGGTCGGCTGGCAAATCGCGCGTCATCTGTCGGGTGAAAATAACGACGTGACGGTGGTGGATTTCAACGCCGATCTGGTGCGCCGTGCGACCGACACGCTTGACGTGCAAGGGATCGTCGGCTTTGCCAGCTATCCCGATGTGCTGGCACGGGCGGGCGCGCGTGATGCCGATATGATCATCGCCGCCACCCATTCCGACGAGGTGAATATGGTCACCTGTCAGGTTGCGCATTCGGTGTTCTCGGTGCCGCGCAAAATCGCGCGGCTGCGCTCGCAAAGCTATCTTGATGCGATCTATGCCGATCTTTATCGCCGCGATCACATGCCGATTGATGTGGTGATCAGCCCGGAAAAAGAGGTGGCCGAGGCCGCTTTGCAGCGCCTTGCCGCCCCCGCCACCTTTGATGCAGAAAGCTTTATGGACG from Pseudorhodobacter turbinis includes the following:
- a CDS encoding sigma-54-dependent transcriptional regulator, producing the protein MSSILIVDDERDIRELIGDILKDEGFSVRLAGNSDDCMAEIGAEAPSLMILDIWLKDSQMDGIDILKTVKRDNPDIPVVIISGHGNIEIAVAAIKQGAYDFIEKPFNIDQLMVVVSRAMETSRLRRENTDLRRRDVTSSDMLGSSTAFKALKAQLEKVTKSNGRVMLSGPAGSGKELAARFIHANSGRAAAPFVTVTSATIEPDRMEEVLFGRETSDRGIEQGLLEQAHGGVVYLDEVAEMPLGTQTKILRVLVDQQFTRVGGVDKVRVDLRVISSTTRDLRAEIAAGRFRQELYDRLNVVPIAVPSLEERREDIPELAAYFIDMFHRTQGLPARSLTEDAEAMLQTMQWPGNVRQLRNVIERVLILGDGSGPVDVKELPGREAASQEDGRMVLGGALATLPLREARELFEKEYLLTQINRFGGNISRTASFVGMERSALHRKLKSLGVVTTNKSGARMARIEEGDEAPI